A genome region from Gossypium hirsutum isolate 1008001.06 chromosome A04, Gossypium_hirsutum_v2.1, whole genome shotgun sequence includes the following:
- the LOC107948681 gene encoding probable disease resistance protein At5g63020, protein MEYVEPVVGIANCLRTPACKYLQYHRKINDYVRNFKRMRDELNCKMEDIELQLKAELLRPLGKIPKKGVENWLKDVKEMIREVQVVENKVRNGRYLCRACNGKLVDEKSREMKGFLDKAPNASEGLAIDGPSAGLPLPTSELVGEEAVKNEIWACLMQEEMSNIGVWGMGGVGKTTIMKHIHNDLLKQQRFERVIWVTISKEFNVKKVQDDIAGALELKNWPREGDKLRRAAILSEMLNNEGKHVLILDDVWDKVSLEEVGIPKPSGSNGCKLVLTTRSEHVCKYMGCKVIKVKPLSEEEALILFLNKVGPNIVQSPTIMPTLKLVVKECAGLPLTIVVVAGTLKGEDNPLIWKNALGELKERIGKVEGVEAEVIERLKFSFDHLKDKQAKHCFLYCTVYPEDFEIDMDELIECWIEEGFIDDMGTRKEMKDKGHVILKKLEYNCLLENVSSDEMKMHDAVRDMALSITRMNPRYMIQAGLQLEEIPKKEQWSPDVEKVSLMHNSISKISIDLLPTKCQLLTTLLLQHNPIKKIPYSFFTNMPCLSVLNLSFTKIESLPNSIS, encoded by the coding sequence ATGGAGTATGTAGAGCCTGTTGTTGGTATTGCAAATTGTCTTAGAACTCCTGCTTGTAAATACTTGCAATACCACAGAAAGATAAACGATTATGTGAGAAACTTCAAGAGGATGAGAGATGAATTGAATTGCAAAATGGAAGATATAGAGCTGCAATTGAAAGCAGAGCTTCTTCGTCCTCTGGGGAAGATACCAAAGAAGGGAGTCGAAAATTGGTTGAAAGATGTGAAAGAGATGATTAGAGAAGTACAAGTTGTTGAAAACAAAGTCAGGAACGGAAGATATCTCTGTCGTGCTTGCAACGGGAAGCTGGTTGATGAAAAGAGTCGAGAAATGaagggatttcttgataaagctCCTAATGCGTCTGAAGGTCTTGCCATTGATGGTCCAAGTGCTGGGTTGCCGCTGCCAACATCAGAACTAGTTGGAGAGGAAGCTGTCAAAAATGAAATTTGGGCATGTTTGATGCAGGAGGAGATGAGCAACATTGGGGTTTGGGGGATGGGCGGTGTGGGTAAAACCACTATCATGAAGCACATCCACAATGATCTTTTAAAGCAACAAAGATTCGAAAGGGTAATCTGGGTTACTATATCAAAGGAGTTCAATGTAAAGAAGGTACAAGATGATATTGCAGGTGCTTTGGAGTTGAAGAATTGGCCCAGAGAAGGAGACAAGCTAAGACGAGCAGCAATATTGTCAGAAATGCTGAACAACGAAGGAAAGCATGTTCTAATCCTAGATGATGTGTGGGATAAAGTCTCTCTAGAGGAAGTTGGGATCCCCAAGCCCAGTGGCAGCAATGGCTGCAAGTTGGTGTTGACAACCCGTTCAGAGCATGTCTGTAAGTATATGGGTTGTAAGGTGATAAAAGTGAAGCCCCTTTCAGAAGAAGAGGCATTGATACTATTCTTGAATAAAGTTGGACCTAACATAGTTCAAAGTCCAACTATAATGCCTACTTTGAAGCTTGTTGTCAAGGAATGTGCGGGTTTACCTCTTACAATTGTCGTGGTAGCTGGTACATTGAAAGGAGAAGATAACCCTCTTATTTGGAAAAATGCACTCGGGGAATTGAAAGAGAGAATAGGAAAAGTGGAAGGAGTGGAAGCTGAGGTAATCGAGCGCTTGAAATTTAGCTTCGATCACTTAAAGGACAAGCAAGCGAAACATTGTTTTTTGTATTGTACAGTGTATCCCGAAGATTTTGAAATTGATATGGATGAACTAATTGAGTGCTGGATTGAAGAGGGATTCATAGATGATATGGGTAcaagaaaagaaatgaaagacaAGGGCCATGTTATTTTGAAGAAGTTGGAATATAATTGCTTGTTGGAAAATGTCTCGAGTGATGAAATGAAAATGCATGATGCAGTGAGAGACATGGCATTGTCAATCACAAGAATGAATCCTCGATATATGATACAAGCAGGTTTGCAATTAGAAGAGATACCAAAAAAGGAGCAATGGAGTCCAGATGTTGAGAAAGTATCGCTTATGCATAACTCCATATCAAAAATTTCCATAGATTTGCTGCCCACAAAATGTCAACTGCTCACAACCTTGTTATTGCAGCATAACCCTATAAAGAAGATCCCATATTCTTTCTTCACAAACATGCCTTGTCTTAGTGTTCTCAATTTGTCCTTCACAAAGATCGAGAGTTTACCAAATTCCATCTCTTAA
- the LOC107947969 gene encoding disease resistance protein At4g27190-like, which yields MLQELKKLDLSMTNIEEVPEGIDMLIKLRYLDLENMFTLKGIPAGLLPKLVHLQHLCLGVEKEKISLKAEEMEPLKKLECLTGCFEDINEFNKFISSMQQNKKNLIKYNLVVGKLYIHSTRDKRLTIGGVHNWAGELIMHLIEIQELNIFNCHYLRSLVDDNSSFKNAIDLRVCSIRWCEGIECVVSLSPFASSSAHPFQSLELLSLQYLPKLSALIMKDAGIGSATTSTMAPSATFSHLRVIIIARCWSMKTLLPHWLLPNLQNLEEIWVSECDEIVEILGAATSEVEEKGSDALIKFHLPKLRKLGLEELPNLKSICSKSGVMVCDSLEDIKVFNGCDKLKRIPPFVPLVGNGQPFAYAPPSLTIRSYTKWWESLEWDGTPNFKNVLHFNPF from the coding sequence ATGCTTCAGGAATTGAAGAAGTTGGATCTCTCTATGACTAACATTGAGGAAGTCCCTGAAGGCATAGATATGTTGATAAAGCTAAGATATCTGGATCTTGAAAATATGTTCACTCTGAAAGGGATACCCGCTGGACTTTTACCAAAACTCGTTCACCTTCAGCACTTGTGTTTAGGTgtggagaaagaaaaaataagtcTAAAAGCAGAGGAGATGGAACCATTGAAGAAGTTGGAGTGCTTAACCGGATGTTTCGAAGACATCAATGAATTTAATAAGTTCATCTCCTCAATgcaacaaaataagaaaaatctCATCAAGTACAATTTAGTGGTGGGTAAGTTATATATCCATTCTACAAGAGATAAAAGATTAACAATTGGAGGAGTCCACAATTGGGCAGGTGAGTTAATTATGCACCTAATTGAAATTCAAGAGTTGAATATTTTTAACTGCCACTATTTGAGAAGCTTAGTCGATGATAATTCTTCCTTCAAAAATGCGATTGACTTAAGGGTTTGTAGTATTAGGTGGTGTGAAGGGATAGAGTGTGTTGTTTCCTTGTCCCCTTTTGCCTCTTCTTCCGCTCATCCATTTCAGAGCCTCGAGTTGTTGAGTCTTCAATATCTGCCAAAGCTGAGTGCCCTTATTATGAAAGATGCAGGAATTGGTTCAGCTACAACATCAACAATGGCTCCGTCTGCCACCTTTTCCCATCTTAGGGTAATTATTATAGCCCGATGCTGGAGTATGAAGACGTTGCTTCCACATTGGTTGCTTCCAAACCTCCAAAACCTGGAAGAAATTTGGGTGTCAGAATGTGATGAGATAGTAGAAATATTGGGAGCAGCAACATCAGAAGttgaagaaaaagggagtgatgCATTAATCAAATTCCATCTTCCCAAATTGAGAAAATTAGGACTAGAGGAATTACCAAATTTGAAGAGCATTTGCAGCAAAAGTGGAGTGATGGTTTGTGATTCTCTCGAGGATATCAAAGTTTTTAATGGCTGTGATAAACTGAAGAgaattcctccatttgttccccTTGTTGGCAATGGGCAGCCATTTGCATATGCTCCACCTTCTCTTACTATCAGGTCATACACAAAATGGTGGGAATCGTTGGAGTGGGATGGCACTCCAAACTTTAAAAATGTTCTTCACTTCAACCCCTTTTGA
- the LOC107948680 gene encoding probable protein phosphatase 2C 39 translates to MTGKEILHKMKEKVQEKVGLNPSSNAESGKGKSKMSKNITHGYHLVKGKANHPMEDYVFAEFKQVNGSELGLFAIFDGHLSHVIPDYLKANLFNNILNEPDFWTEPENAIRKAYRLTDTNILEQAIDLGKGGSTAVTAILINCQKLVIANVGDSRAVISKNGVAKQLSVDHEPASERESIENRGGFVSNFPGDVARVDGQLAVARAFGDKSLKKHLTSEPDVSIETIDEDTDLIILASDGLWKVMSNQEAVDAIKGIKDARSAAKHLTEEAVKRNSKDDISIIVVKF, encoded by the exons ATGACTGGCAAAGAAATCCTCCACAAGATGAAG GAGAAAGTTCAAGAAAAAGTTGGCTTAAACCCTTCTAGTAATGCTGAATCTGGAAAAGGGAAGAGTAAGATGTCGAAGAATATAACGCATGGTTATCATTTAGTGAAGGGGAAAGCGAATCATCCAATGGAAGACTATGTTTTCGCGGAGTTTAAGCAAGTCAATGGCAGTGAGCTCGGTTTATTTGCCATATTTGATGGCCATTTGAGCCATGTTATTCCCGATTATTTGAAGGCGAACTTGTTTAACAATATCTTGAATGAG CCCGACTTTTGGACGGAACCAGAGAATGCGATTAGGAAAGCGTATCGTTTAACGGATACAAATATATTGGAACAAGCCATTGATTTGGGCAAAGGGGGTTCAACGGCAGTGACAGCAATATTGATCAACTGCCAGAAGCTGGTAATAGCAAATGTTGGCGATTCCCGGGCTGTGATTTCTAAGAATGGTGTGGCTAAACAGCTTTCAGTTGATCATGAGCCCGCTTCTGAAAGGGAGAGCATTGAAAATAGAGGCGGTTTTGTTTCGAACTTTCCAG GGGATGTCGCGCGTGTTGACGGTCAGCTTGCGGTGGCGAGAGCATTTGGTGACAAGAGTTTAAAGAAACATCTTACTTCGGAGCCAGATGTGAGCATTGAAACAATCGACGAAGATACCGACCTCATAATATTGGCTAGTGATGGTTTATGGAAG GTAATGTCAAACCAAGAAGCTGTCGATGCTATCAAAGGCATTAAGGATGCTCGATCTGCTGCGAAACACCTAACTGAGGAAGCTGTTAAGAGAAACAGCAAGGATGACATTTCCATCattgttgtaaaattttag